A segment of the Synechococcus sp. MEDNS5 genome:
GTGAACCCACCAGCGCCTGCGATCTCCTGGAGATGTCCGAAGCCGTGACTGAGATGCAGGCGACAGCAGCCCATCTCTGCGATCCTGAGCGCTCGGCCTCCTTGCTGGGCTGCCATGGCCAGACGATTTGGCACCGCCCCCCTGCTCCTGCAAGCAAGCAGTCGAAAGAGTCCAGGCGCCGAGGCTCCAGTTGGCAGATGCTCCAGGCTCCACTCCTGGCGCACCTGAGCGGTCAACCGGTGATTCATGACTTCCGAGCCGCCGATCTTGCGCTTGGAGGTCAAGGCGCACCCTTAGTTCCCATGGCGGATGCCGCTCTGATGGGTCGCATCGATGGCTGGCGAGGGCTCCTGAATCTGGGTGGCATCGCCAACATCACGCTGATCCCACCAAACGCCGGGCCAGATCGCCAGCGCTCTGTACTGGGCTGGGATTGCGGTCCTGCCAACACCTTGATGGACCTGGCCATGACCCGCCTCAGCCAAGGGCAGGACACATTCGACACGGATGGAGCGCTGGCGGGCCGCGGGACCGTTTCCGAGGAGACTCTCGAGCGATGGCTTCAGGAACCTTATTTCCTGAGCTCGCCGCCGAAATCCACTGGACGGGAAGTGTTCGGGCAGGAGGATCTCAACCGGCGACTCCAACAGCTGGCAACCCAGGCACCCGCAGATCAGCTGGCCTCCCTCACCGCCTTCAGCGCCGCTGTGGTGGCACAGGATCTACGCCGGCTGGCATCGACAGGCCAGCCTCTGCCTGTGGAGCTGCTGGTTGCGGGCGGGGGCTGCAGGAATCGAACCCTGATGCGGCAGCTCAGGCAGCGGTGCCTTGGGGTGCACGTTCGCCCGAGCAGTGAATTGAATCTCCCCACCCAGTTCCGCGAAGCACTCGTCTTCGCGCTTCTGGCCTGGTGGCACCACTGCGGGCACCCCGGCAACGCTCCTGCAATTACTGGTGCATCGAAGTCAACTGTTCTCGGGCTTCGGGCCGACCCTGCCTGATCAGGCGCCCGGGCCATTGGGGCGATACAACCGCACCCTGCGAGGCGCCCCTCGCAACCGCCTCGGCTGCTGGGCCTCGAGGGCTGAGCGCAGACGATCGGTCGGAGATTGAGGAGGTGCAGACGCGCTGGGGCGAGGGGCAGCTTCCCCCTGCTCCAAACGCTGAACCCCCTGCTGAATCAACACCTTGGCCATGTTGCTCACGGTGCGGGATTCCTGTTCGGCAAGAGCCGTTAGGCGCAGGCAGAGATCTTCCGGCAGCACCACCTGAATTCGTGGCGACTTCGGCTTCCCGCTGGATGAAGTTTGGCGGGTTGCCACGACCGCAAAGGCAGAGCTACTGAAAAGTGTACAGAGATGCGCAAGGATAGTATCCAGCACTATGCTGCTGTCATCGATCCGACCCCTGACGCGCGATTCATTCACCGGTTCATCTCAACGGTTCATCTCAACGGCTCATTCATCTGCCCTCCCCTCTCGACGTTCAGCCAGGACTGCCATGCCCCGTTCCACCAGCCAGGCCACCAGCACCCGCCAGCCGACGCCTCGCAGCAGGCGGACAGGCGGGACTCGCCGGACCCGTCGTGCCGCTGAAAACAGTGATGTCCTGGTCTCTGCAGTCATCAGCACCTACCTGCTGACCCATTTGCACCATGTTCTTCAGCGCGCTGAATACGGCGCCGTTCAGGAAGGACGTTCATCCCAGGCAGCCAATTACGCCCAGTTGCGCAAAGTTCTCTGCATGGATGCCCGCAGCATGGAAGACGCCTCAGCGGCAGGCCTGAAGGAGGCGGATCTCGACCAAGCCGCTTAAACAGAATTTGCGGTTTTGGGCTGATCCACGCGGCGTGAATACTGTGCGGTGAGACATGGGTGTGCCATGGGCAACGCAGCCGCGCTCTACGAACGCATCGAAGGTGATCGTGATCTCACCCGTTCACTCTTCCGGCAGGCACTACAGAACCCTGCTGGAGCCATCGACGCCATCTGCGCGATCGGTGAACAACTGAGGCTTCCGGTGACAGCCGACGAGGTGAAGGCTCACATCAGCAATCTTGATGATGACCTCAGCAAGCAGTGGCTGGTCAAAGCGAGAGGGGGGCTTTGACCGGCACGGAAGCCTGAGGTGCGGGCGACGGATCCACACGACGTTCACGCGTGCCGCCACCGCCTGCCCAACTAAAGAACAACCAGTAACTCACCAGAGCCAACCCTGCAGCGACAACAAGAGCTGCCACCTGCTCAAGCCTCCGCATCACCGCCGCCTCGTCGATCCCCAGTCTGCCCTCACCCCGGCACGGGATGATGAGTGCATCTGCCTTCGCCCCTGTGCTGCGACTTGAGCGCGTCAGCAAGATCTATCCGACGGGGGAGGTGCTCCGTGATGTGACCTGGGAGGTGAAAGACGGCGACCGCATTGGCCTTGTCGGCGTGAACGGCGCGGGGAAATCCACACAGATGAAACTGATCGCCGGGCTGGAGGAGCCCACTAGCGGTCAAATCGTTCGTCAGGGAGAACCGCGAATCGCCTTTCTTCAGCAGGAATTCGACGTGGACCCCGAGCGAACGGTTCGTGAAGAGCTGTTCCAGGCGTTTGGCGAAGCAGCGCAGGTGCTGCGTGAACAGAAACAGGTGGAGCTGGCCATGGCATCCGAGCAGGCTGCCTCCGATCCAGAGCATCTCGACCAGCTCATTCACCGCCTCGGGGCCCTTCAGACCCGATTTGAATCCCTGCACGGCTATGAGCTGGATGCTCGAATCGACAAACTGCTTCCCACCATCGGCTTCACAGCAGAAGCTGCCGAACGGCTCGTGAAGGACTATTCCGGTGGCTGGCAAATGCGCATCGCCCTCGGCAAGATCCTCCTCCAAGATCCAGATCTGCTGCTTCTCGACGAGCCGACCAATCACCTGGATGTGGAAACGATCCAATGGCTGGAGGACTACCTCAAGACGCAGACCGCGGCCTTGGTGGTGATCAGTCACGATCGAGCCTTTCTCGACCAGGTCTGCAATCAGATCGTGTCCACCGAGCGGGGAATCTCCCGCGCATACCTGGGGAACTACACAGCTCACCTCGAGCAGAAAGCTCTTGAACAGGAGGCCACCCAAGCTGCGTTTGATCGCCAGCAGAAGGACATCGCTGCCCAGCAGGCCTACATCGACCGCTTCCGCGCCAGTGCCACCCGCAGCACCCAGGCGAAAAGCCGGGAAAAACAGCTTGAGAAGGTGGATCGCGTGGAAGCACCGATCGAATCAGTCGCAGGGCCAAGCTTCCGCTTTCCCCCGGCACCTCGTTCCGGAGCCCAGGTGGCTCTGATCGACAACCTCACCCACAGCTATGGAGACAAAATCCTCTTCCTTGGCGCTGAGCTTGAAGTGGAGCGAGGGGACCGGATCGCCTTCGTTGGGCCTAATGGTGCGGGCAAATCCACTCTGTTGCGCCTGGTGATGGGGCTGGAAACGCCTGACGAAGGGGCCGCCACCCTTGGCGAACACAACATCGTGGCGAGCTATTTCGAACAGAACCAGGCGGAGGCGCTGGATCTCGGTAAAAAAGTGATCGACACCATGTTCGAAGCCGTACCGGACTGGACACAGACCCAGGTGCGCTCTCTTCTCGGAAGCTTTTGCTTCAGCAACGACAGCGTCTTCAAAGACGTGGGACAGCTCAGCGGCGGCGAGAAAGCACGCCTGGCCCTGGCCCTGATGCTTCTTACCCCCTGCAATCTGCTGGTTCTCGATGAGCCGACCAACCACCTCGACATTCCTGCCAAGCAAATGCTGGAGGACGCACTCTGTGCCTACGAGGGGGCAGCCCTACTCGTGTCCCACGACCGATATTTCATTTCCCGGGTCGCGAACCGGATCGTGGAACTCCGCGATGGAGAGCTTGTGCTCTACCGGGGGGATTACAACTACTACCTCGAGAAGAAAACGGAGGAGCGCCAAGCTACCGACGAGGCATTGCAGAAGGCGGAGCAGGAGGCCAAGCGCCAAGCCAAACGCGACAAGCAAAAAGAGCGCGATAGCCGTCGCAAAAAAGTTGCATAACGCAGCAATTCGACACGGCAAGGTGAAACTTCACGAACAGCTAGGAAGGAAGACTCATTTCCCTTTACCCACACAGAACGTGTGCATAAGCTGACATTACTGATCCCGGCAGCTGATGACACACCAAGGAACCCTGCCCGCCGGCCTCCCCCAGAGCCAGGCCAATGGAGCGGACCATGAACAGACCTGGGATGCAGTTGAAACCTATTTCGAATGCATCACCACGTGCAATCTCGACGACGGCGAATGCATTACGCGCTGTGTCGAGCAGCTGCGTGATGCTGATGAGGATTGATCAGCGCATCTTCAGTGCGCGCATGTCCACAGGCGTCACCGTGATGGGAACCGAACGGCCCTGACGCTCGACCCGGAGCTCCAGAGGTCGCCCCACTCCACTGCGGTCGATCGCTGTCACCACCTCGGCAGGGCTCTTCACGGCAACACCTGCCACGGCCACGATCACATCATCCACCTGCAGCCCCCCCCGTGCGGCAGGACCACCGGAAACGACGGAGCGAACGACGGCTCCTGGAGGTGTTCTGCCTCCGGGAGTGGATGCAGGGATTGAGGAAAGACCAATTCCGACCATCGGATGGCTGGCACGCCCCTGCTCGACGAGCTGCATGGCGATGGTCTTGGCACGGTTGATCGGGATCGCAAATCCCAGGCCAG
Coding sequences within it:
- a CDS encoding anhydro-N-acetylmuramic acid kinase; the protein is MRVLGLMSGTSADGVDAALAQFKGRPEAPDWALLNTASVPYPPGLKQRLIRMAQGEPTSACDLLEMSEAVTEMQATAAHLCDPERSASLLGCHGQTIWHRPPAPASKQSKESRRRGSSWQMLQAPLLAHLSGQPVIHDFRAADLALGGQGAPLVPMADAALMGRIDGWRGLLNLGGIANITLIPPNAGPDRQRSVLGWDCGPANTLMDLAMTRLSQGQDTFDTDGALAGRGTVSEETLERWLQEPYFLSSPPKSTGREVFGQEDLNRRLQQLATQAPADQLASLTAFSAAVVAQDLRRLASTGQPLPVELLVAGGGCRNRTLMRQLRQRCLGVHVRPSSELNLPTQFREALVFALLAWWHHCGHPGNAPAITGASKSTVLGLRADPA
- a CDS encoding ATP-binding cassette domain-containing protein → MMSASAFAPVLRLERVSKIYPTGEVLRDVTWEVKDGDRIGLVGVNGAGKSTQMKLIAGLEEPTSGQIVRQGEPRIAFLQQEFDVDPERTVREELFQAFGEAAQVLREQKQVELAMASEQAASDPEHLDQLIHRLGALQTRFESLHGYELDARIDKLLPTIGFTAEAAERLVKDYSGGWQMRIALGKILLQDPDLLLLDEPTNHLDVETIQWLEDYLKTQTAALVVISHDRAFLDQVCNQIVSTERGISRAYLGNYTAHLEQKALEQEATQAAFDRQQKDIAAQQAYIDRFRASATRSTQAKSREKQLEKVDRVEAPIESVAGPSFRFPPAPRSGAQVALIDNLTHSYGDKILFLGAELEVERGDRIAFVGPNGAGKSTLLRLVMGLETPDEGAATLGEHNIVASYFEQNQAEALDLGKKVIDTMFEAVPDWTQTQVRSLLGSFCFSNDSVFKDVGQLSGGEKARLALALMLLTPCNLLVLDEPTNHLDIPAKQMLEDALCAYEGAALLVSHDRYFISRVANRIVELRDGELVLYRGDYNYYLEKKTEERQATDEALQKAEQEAKRQAKRDKQKERDSRRKKVA